From Carya illinoinensis cultivar Pawnee chromosome 5, C.illinoinensisPawnee_v1, whole genome shotgun sequence, one genomic window encodes:
- the LOC122311630 gene encoding myrcene synthase, chloroplastic-like, which translates to MDLHLLASLPSTNFTRVLLPSKTPISRQFVTSRSARGSTSTVPSAFKSKVTNEISSNSNGVVRRSANYEPPIWQYDYIQSLRSEYAEESCTGQIEMLKEEVRIMLRKVVDPLLQLELIDNLQRLGLSYHFRSDIRVILESIYTNITSYQGADIMCKKESLYSSALQFRLLRQHGYNMPQEIFNCFKNEFGCFEPSLCDDIKGILCLYEASFLLIEGESILDEARDFATKTLEEFVELNKDQNNLYAMVSHALELPLHWRMIRLEARWFIDLYRSREDMNPILLELAELDFNMVQAVHQEDLKQMSTWWRSTGLGENLSFARDRLMENFLWTVGVSFQPEFGYNRRMLTKVNSLITTIDDVYDVYGTLEELELFTDAVERWDTNAMEQLPYYMQMCFLSLHNSINELAFDTLKQKGLNNVRYLKKAWVDLCKSYMLEARWYYSGYTPSFQEYIENAWVSISAPVILVHAYFSVTNPITKEALGCWEEYSNIVRWSSMILRLADDLGTSMDELERGDVLKSIQCYMNDTGASEEVAREYIRSLISTTWKKFNEERAANSPFSEPFVEIAMNLARMAQCMYEHGDGHGIGNHETKDRVLALLIHPISLCK; encoded by the exons ATGGATCTTCACCTTCTTGCTTCACTCCCTTCTACCAATTTCACAAGAGTACTGCTGCCATCTAAAACTCCCATCTCCCGGCAGTTTGTAACATCCAGATCAGCTAGAGGCAGTACTAGTACTGTCCCTAGTGCTTTTAAAAGCAAGGTCACTAATGAAATCTCAAGCAATTCTAATGGTGTTGTTCGACGATCTGCGAATTACGAACCTCCCATTTGGCAATATGATTACATCCAATCCTTGAGAAGCGAATATGCG GAAGAATCATGTACCGGACAAATTGAGATGTTGAAGGAAGAGGTGAGGATAATGCTTCGCAAGGTAGTTGATCCTTTACTACAACTTGAGCTGATTGATAACCTGCAAAGGCTTGGATTATCTTATCACTTTCGGAGTGATATTAGAGTGATCTTGGAAAGTATATACACTAATATTACTAGTTATCAAGGTGCTGATATCATGTGCAAGAAAGAGAGTTTATACTCCTCCGCTCTTCAATTTAGACTACTAAGACAACACGGATATAACATGCCACAAG AGATTTTCAATTGCTTCAAGAATGAGTTTGGATGTTTCGAGCCAAGTCTTTGTGATGATATCAAAGGAATTCTATGCTTGTATGAAGCCTCATTTCTTTTGATAGAAGGTGAAAGTATCTTGGACGAAGCAAGAGACTTTGCAACTAAAACACTCGAAGAGTTTGTCGAACTAAACAAAGATCAAAACAACCTCTATGCTATGGTGAGCCATGCCCTCGAGCTTCCACTACATTGGAGGATGATAAGATTGGAAGCTAGGTGGTTCATTGATCTATATAGGAGTAGGGAAGATATGAACCCTATTTTGCTTGAGCTAGCTGAATTAGACTTCAACATGGTACAAGCAGTCCACCAAGAAGATCTAAAACAAATGTCAAC TTGGTGGAGAAGCACTGGTCTTGGAGAAAATTTGAGCTTTGCGAGGGATAGGTTGATGGAAAATTTCCTATGGACAGTGGGAGTATCATTTCAGCCTGAGTTTGGATATAATAGGAGAATGCTAACAAAAGTCAATTCACTAATCACAACAATAGATGATGTATATGATGTATATGGCACTTTGGAGGAACTTGAGCTCTTCACAGATGCTGTTGAAAG ATGGGATACAAATGCAATGGAACAACTTCCTTATTACATGCAAATGTGTTTCCTTTCTCTCCACAATTCTATCAATGAATTGGCTTTCGACACACTCAAGCAGAAAGGATTGAACAATGTTCGATATCTTAAAAAAGCA TGGGtagatttatgcaaatcttATATGTTGGAGGCAAGATGGTACTACAGCGGATATACACCAAGCTTTCaagaatatattgaaaatgCATGGGTTTCAATATCAGCACCAGTTATATTGGTTCATGCTTATTTTTCAGTCACAAATCCAATAACAAAGGAAGCCTTGGGTTGTTGGGAAGAGTATTCGAATATAGTTCGTTGGTCATCAATGATTTTACGACTTGCAGATGATCTCGGAACATCTATG gATGAGTTAGAGAGAGGTGATGTTCTTAAATCGATCCAATGTTATATGAATGATACCGGTGCTAGTGAAGAAGTTGCTCGTGAGTACATAAGATCTTTGATTAGTACAACTTGGAAGAAGTTTAATGAAGAACGCGCTGCCAATTCTCCCTTCTCAGAACCATTTGTTGAGATTGCAATGAACCTTGCAAGGATGGCCCAATGCATGTACGAGCATGGAGATGGGCATGGTATTGGAAACCATGAAACTAAGGATCGTGTGTTAGCATTGCTGATTCATCCCATTTCTCTATGTAAGTAA